From Butyricimonas paravirosa, one genomic window encodes:
- a CDS encoding flavodoxin family protein — translation MGKNILILEGSPRPNGNSDMLAEAFATGARAKGYEVSVIKVPGYKVNGCFACGMCWSMGTPCVQSDDMEKIFPEIEQADMIVFASPLYFFSWPTQLKSVIDRLYPYTVEKSERSLTGKECVLLLAAATDVENEIKGVQESYRILAEYMRWHSVGEVIAYGVDKKGDVRNTAYLEQAKELGSR, via the coding sequence ATGGGCAAAAACATTTTAATTTTAGAGGGAAGTCCCCGGCCAAACGGGAACAGTGATATGCTGGCAGAGGCCTTTGCCACGGGTGCTAGGGCCAAGGGGTATGAAGTAAGTGTGATAAAAGTTCCGGGTTACAAGGTAAACGGGTGTTTTGCCTGTGGTATGTGTTGGTCCATGGGAACTCCTTGCGTGCAGTCGGATGATATGGAGAAGATTTTTCCGGAAATAGAGCAGGCGGATATGATCGTGTTTGCTTCTCCTCTGTATTTTTTTAGTTGGCCAACTCAGTTGAAGAGTGTTATAGATCGTTTGTATCCTTATACCGTGGAGAAAAGCGAACGAAGTCTGACAGGTAAAGAGTGTGTCTTGCTGCTTGCAGCAGCAACTGATGTTGAAAATGAAATAAAAGGGGTGCAAGAGTCCTATCGAATTTTGGCAGAATATATGCGTTGGCATTCTGTCGGGGAGGTTATTGCTTATGGTGTTGATAAAAAAGGAGATGTTCGAAATACAGCGTATCTCGAACAAGCTAAGGAATTAGGTTCCCGTTAA
- a CDS encoding PD-(D/E)XK nuclease family transposase, producing the protein MEKDRYIRFDWAVKRLLRDKANFGVLEGLLTVLLGKEIHIMEILESESNQQCDNDKFNRVDIKARNSEGEIIIVEVQVTRELYFLERILYGAAKAITEHIKLGNLYSEVKKVYSISILYFDIGKGDDYLYHGQNTFTGVHTGDRLQVTVKEKDALVRRLPSEIFPEYFLIRLNEFNQVATTPLEEWLDYLKNDHIRPDTTAPGLKEAREKLIYYSMDASERAAYDRHVDAIMIQNDVLGTAKFEGLVEGRAEGRAEGREEGKVEGRVEGRAEGLVEGKLKGIVEVARNLKKLGVPLDSIIRSTGLTNEEIEQL; encoded by the coding sequence ATGGAGAAGGATAGGTATATACGATTTGATTGGGCCGTGAAACGATTATTGCGTGATAAAGCGAATTTTGGGGTGTTGGAAGGTTTGCTCACGGTGTTGTTGGGTAAGGAAATCCATATCATGGAAATTCTAGAAAGTGAGAGTAATCAGCAGTGTGATAATGATAAGTTTAACCGAGTGGATATTAAGGCACGGAATAGCGAGGGGGAGATCATTATCGTGGAGGTGCAGGTAACCCGGGAGCTTTATTTCCTTGAACGTATTCTTTACGGGGCGGCGAAAGCGATCACGGAACATATCAAGTTGGGTAATCTCTATTCGGAGGTGAAAAAAGTATATTCAATTAGTATTCTTTATTTTGATATAGGTAAGGGGGATGATTACCTTTATCACGGGCAGAACACGTTCACGGGGGTTCACACGGGGGATCGTCTGCAGGTGACCGTGAAGGAAAAGGATGCTTTGGTGCGTCGCCTACCTTCGGAGATATTCCCGGAGTATTTCTTGATTCGTTTGAACGAGTTTAATCAAGTGGCTACAACGCCGTTGGAGGAATGGTTGGATTACCTGAAGAATGATCATATCCGTCCGGATACAACGGCTCCGGGATTGAAAGAAGCACGGGAAAAATTGATTTATTATAGCATGGATGCATCAGAGCGTGCGGCATACGATCGTCACGTTGATGCGATCATGATCCAGAATGACGTGCTGGGAACGGCCAAGTTCGAGGGGTTAGTGGAAGGACGAGCAGAGGGGAGAGCTGAAGGAAGGGAAGAAGGAAAGGTGGAGGGAAGAGTGGAAGGACGGGCAGAAGGTTTGGTGGAAGGAAAATTAAAAGGAATTGTTGAGGTTGCTCGTAATTTGAAAAAGCTAGGAGTACCTTTGGATTCCATCATTCGTAGTACGGGTTTAACAAATGAAGAAATAGAACAATTATAA
- a CDS encoding ABC transporter permease translates to MIGHILKMLWQERKKYAGVLMEQVLIFIILMVSMVALFGAIDKYREPGLLNTDDVVVFGYMLHGGGNGSQDDMRDVGQGMNIIIEKLRKEPFVVAVTRSNGLAPYLRSDVYYDGMFADTVKADGKSVGVIVKFADKEAESVFQPKLEEGEWLTNNVLEDGSRPAVITRQLMDKLGWSEAIGKRLYLGGRTLTIVGISPGVKQNVFSDMPTAIIIPRDEEQLSSYEECCAKIKQGYEDEFHSCFSKEYKRLGLAEKAVSLCYEMSGLKRESMFDVVSNVAMRAIPTAFLLLFAFIGTFGLFWLNSKKRKVEFALRLVVGATKQRLIGLVVTESLILSVLAALPGMVLFGFVYEWTGVNVAAIGMTLVVMIVFAVFSAWWPAYKVVQVNPVEAMREA, encoded by the coding sequence ATGATTGGTCATATATTAAAGATGCTTTGGCAGGAACGAAAAAAATATGCCGGGGTATTGATGGAGCAAGTGTTGATATTCATTATTCTGATGGTGAGTATGGTGGCTTTGTTTGGAGCGATAGACAAATATCGGGAACCCGGATTGCTAAACACGGATGACGTGGTGGTTTTCGGGTATATGTTGCATGGTGGAGGTAATGGTAGTCAAGATGATATGCGGGATGTGGGACAGGGAATGAATATTATTATTGAAAAATTGAGGAAGGAACCCTTCGTGGTGGCGGTAACCCGGAGTAACGGTTTGGCTCCTTATCTACGTTCGGATGTTTATTATGACGGGATGTTTGCCGACACTGTTAAGGCGGATGGGAAATCCGTGGGAGTTATTGTAAAGTTTGCTGATAAAGAGGCGGAGAGTGTTTTTCAACCGAAATTGGAGGAAGGAGAGTGGCTTACGAATAATGTTTTGGAGGACGGCTCTCGTCCGGCAGTCATAACTCGCCAGTTGATGGATAAGTTGGGGTGGAGTGAGGCGATAGGGAAAAGATTGTACCTAGGGGGACGTACGTTGACTATCGTGGGGATAAGTCCCGGCGTGAAACAAAATGTTTTTTCCGATATGCCTACGGCGATAATCATTCCTAGGGATGAGGAACAATTATCTTCTTACGAGGAATGTTGTGCCAAGATCAAGCAAGGATACGAGGATGAGTTTCACTCTTGTTTTAGCAAGGAATATAAGCGACTGGGGTTAGCAGAAAAGGCGGTATCGCTTTGTTATGAAATGAGCGGGTTGAAAAGAGAATCTATGTTCGATGTTGTTTCCAATGTTGCTATGCGGGCTATTCCTACGGCTTTTTTGTTACTTTTCGCATTTATCGGAACATTTGGTTTGTTTTGGCTAAATTCTAAAAAGCGGAAAGTGGAATTTGCCTTGCGTTTGGTGGTGGGAGCCACGAAACAGCGCTTGATAGGTCTTGTCGTAACGGAAAGTTTAATTTTGAGTGTTTTGGCTGCCTTGCCGGGAATGGTGCTTTTCGGTTTCGTGTATGAATGGACGGGGGTAAACGTGGCTGCGATTGGGATGACTTTGGTCGTGATGATTGTTTTTGCGGTATTTAGTGCCTGGTGGCCGGCTTATAAAGTGGTGCAGGTGAATCCCGTGGAGGCAATGCGAGAAGCGTAA
- a CDS encoding beta-mannosidase, which produces MNKIVWMLFFGCITWGMIGCSTEKEIRTELNSGWQFRQRDSGTWLPATVPGTVHTDLLANGKIEDPFYRMNELRLQWIDKKDWEYRTEFIVSEEIGKKVNQRITFTGVDTYADVYLNGEKLGNTDNMFRTWRFDVEGKLKVGRNELHIVFTSPTLKGREEMERYGLRLPADNDQSVRGEMGNDRVSVYTRKAPYHYGWDWGPRLVTSGIWRPVILEAWNDVKVEDVFIRQPSVTKEKAQLVAEVCVNSDKQQSVTIVIMNEGKILLQEQKDLRRGENKISIPYVIQNPRLWWSNGLGEQNLYDFTILVTSEEGVVAEKKVTTGLRSLRLVREKDQWGESFGFELNGVPVFAKGANAIPNDVFLPRVTPDLYEKMVADAANANMNMIRIWGGGIYEDDAFFEFCDKYGIMVWQDFMFACAMYPGNQEFLDNVRQEAIDNVIRIRNHPSIALWCGNNENALAWRHGAPGGWGWKNAFTKEEQDTVFKAYYTVFHEILPEVVKDYTDGDDYWPSSPMAEPEPDQHGLDGTTSGDQHYWGVWHGFRPFESFDEVTTRFCSEYGFQSFPEMSTIETYALPEDYDIESEVMKSHQRSYIGNGRILDYMKMYYRVPEEFEQFIYMTHVLQGLSTKMGIEAHRRNMPYCMGSLIWQINDCWPVASWSTTDYYHKWKAAHYMMRDCFKEVIVAPKWEGDSLAIYAVSDRLEAIHGTLSIEVLDFHGNLIFLTKRGVNIPANTSTVLWKLNRESLLAGGSENGMMLVVRLQGGQVLDEKNVYFVYHKDLDLLTPHFSIQAGEENGEKFIRVSSDKLACNVMFYIPGESIFFSDNYIDVIPGRSYKIKIDTDLSPTQIQERIKIRYVH; this is translated from the coding sequence ATGAATAAAATAGTTTGGATGCTGTTTTTCGGTTGTATCACCTGGGGAATGATCGGGTGTTCAACCGAAAAAGAGATTCGTACGGAGCTGAATTCTGGTTGGCAATTCCGGCAGAGGGATTCGGGGACGTGGTTGCCCGCAACAGTACCCGGTACGGTACACACGGATTTGTTGGCTAACGGGAAGATTGAAGATCCTTTTTACCGGATGAATGAATTGCGGTTGCAATGGATTGATAAGAAGGATTGGGAGTACCGGACGGAGTTCATTGTTTCGGAGGAAATAGGGAAAAAGGTCAATCAACGGATCACGTTCACGGGGGTGGATACATATGCTGATGTTTATTTGAACGGGGAGAAATTGGGAAATACGGATAATATGTTCCGGACGTGGAGGTTTGATGTTGAAGGAAAACTGAAAGTTGGTCGTAACGAGTTGCATATCGTGTTTACTTCCCCGACTTTGAAGGGACGGGAAGAGATGGAACGTTACGGTTTGAGACTACCCGCGGATAATGATCAGAGCGTTCGGGGAGAGATGGGAAATGACCGGGTTAGCGTGTACACTCGTAAGGCTCCTTACCATTATGGTTGGGATTGGGGGCCTCGTTTGGTGACTTCCGGCATCTGGCGTCCGGTGATTCTGGAGGCTTGGAATGACGTGAAGGTGGAGGATGTGTTTATTCGCCAGCCTTCCGTAACAAAGGAAAAGGCTCAACTGGTGGCGGAGGTTTGTGTGAATTCGGACAAGCAACAGAGTGTCACGATAGTGATTATGAATGAGGGGAAGATATTGTTGCAGGAGCAAAAAGATTTAAGAAGAGGTGAAAACAAAATATCTATTCCTTATGTAATTCAGAATCCTCGCTTGTGGTGGAGTAACGGGTTAGGGGAACAGAACTTGTACGATTTCACGATTCTGGTGACTAGCGAGGAAGGAGTTGTGGCGGAAAAGAAGGTAACGACGGGGTTACGGTCGTTGAGATTAGTTCGAGAAAAGGATCAATGGGGAGAGTCTTTCGGCTTCGAGTTGAATGGAGTCCCCGTGTTTGCCAAGGGGGCTAACGCTATCCCGAATGACGTGTTTCTGCCTCGTGTAACCCCGGATTTGTATGAGAAAATGGTGGCAGATGCGGCGAATGCCAACATGAATATGATCAGAATATGGGGTGGTGGCATATACGAGGATGATGCATTTTTTGAATTCTGTGATAAATACGGGATCATGGTGTGGCAGGATTTCATGTTTGCCTGTGCGATGTATCCCGGGAATCAAGAGTTTTTGGATAACGTGCGTCAGGAGGCTATTGATAATGTTATTCGGATTCGGAATCATCCTAGTATCGCTTTGTGGTGTGGGAATAATGAAAACGCTTTAGCTTGGCGACACGGTGCGCCGGGGGGATGGGGATGGAAGAACGCTTTCACGAAAGAGGAACAGGATACAGTTTTCAAGGCTTACTATACCGTTTTTCACGAGATACTTCCCGAAGTGGTGAAGGATTACACGGATGGAGATGACTACTGGCCTTCCTCACCGATGGCGGAACCGGAACCGGATCAACATGGATTGGACGGGACGACTTCGGGGGATCAACATTATTGGGGTGTGTGGCATGGTTTCCGGCCATTTGAAAGCTTTGATGAGGTGACAACCCGTTTTTGCAGTGAATACGGGTTTCAGTCCTTTCCGGAGATGAGTACGATAGAAACGTATGCATTGCCGGAGGATTATGATATAGAATCGGAGGTGATGAAATCACACCAAAGAAGTTATATTGGTAACGGGCGTATTCTGGATTATATGAAAATGTATTACCGGGTTCCGGAAGAGTTTGAACAATTTATTTACATGACCCACGTGTTGCAGGGACTGTCTACGAAAATGGGTATCGAGGCACATCGTCGGAATATGCCTTATTGTATGGGCTCTCTGATCTGGCAGATTAATGATTGTTGGCCTGTTGCCAGTTGGTCGACGACGGATTATTACCATAAATGGAAAGCGGCGCATTACATGATGCGGGATTGTTTTAAAGAGGTGATCGTTGCTCCGAAATGGGAGGGGGATTCCTTGGCAATTTATGCCGTGAGTGATAGGTTGGAGGCTATTCATGGGACATTGAGCATTGAGGTTCTTGATTTTCATGGTAATCTCATTTTCTTGACTAAAAGAGGAGTAAATATACCGGCAAATACTTCGACGGTTTTGTGGAAATTGAACCGGGAGTCGTTGCTTGCGGGTGGTTCTGAGAATGGGATGATGCTTGTGGTACGTTTACAAGGTGGTCAGGTCTTGGATGAAAAGAATGTTTATTTCGTTTATCATAAGGATTTAGATTTGCTGACACCTCATTTCTCGATACAGGCAGGGGAGGAGAATGGAGAGAAATTTATTCGGGTTTCCTCGGATAAACTGGCTTGCAATGTTATGTTCTATATTCCGGGAGAATCGATTTTCTTTTCAGATAATTATATAGATGTAATTCCGGGAAGGAGTTATAAGATAAAGATTGACACGGATTTATCTCCAACGCAGATACAGGAGCGGATAAAGATTCGTTATGTACATTAA
- a CDS encoding beta-N-acetylhexosaminidase codes for MKKISFVSIVVLCIILLGGCASEPNQEVNIIPQPQQVTVADGGFYLSPKTVINVVKGADDLQPACTFMSTLVEKSFGKALTVANGETKKNAINIFVDPSMKADAYDLTVEKNAVNMKGGSSKAVFYAMQSLRQMMPVGVEKGEKMDRIRIQNVQIQDEPRLGYRGTMLDVCRHFFTVDEVKTFIDMLALHKLSVFHWHLTDDQGWRIEIKKYPELTQIGSQRKQTVIGKNTGKYDGTPYGPYFFTQEEIKEVIQYAADRYITIIPEIELPGHALAALATYPELGCTGGPYEVCQMWGVFPEVFCPGNEKTFEFWEGVLDEVAELFPGEIIHIGGDECPRDAWKKCKKCQARMKQEKMKDEGELQNYTVHRIEAYLKEKGKRILGWDEILEGDVSKTAIVMSWRGKTGGIKGAKRGNEVVMVPNDYAYFDYYQSKDVDKEPFSIGGFVDVAKVYSLNPTEGLTAEEGKKIIGVQANLWAEYITTFSHAQYMLLPRMAALAEVAWTPQEAREYSNFLNRAKLLTQRYEALGYNFAKHILQESKSNE; via the coding sequence ATGAAAAAAATCAGTTTTGTTTCAATCGTAGTATTGTGTATTATTTTGCTTGGCGGATGTGCCAGTGAACCAAATCAAGAGGTGAATATTATTCCTCAGCCTCAGCAGGTAACAGTTGCGGATGGCGGTTTTTATCTATCTCCAAAAACAGTGATTAACGTGGTGAAGGGTGCGGATGATTTGCAACCGGCTTGTACTTTTATGAGTACATTGGTTGAAAAATCTTTCGGGAAGGCCTTAACCGTGGCGAATGGGGAAACGAAAAAGAATGCGATAAATATTTTTGTTGACCCCTCTATGAAAGCGGATGCTTATGATTTGACGGTGGAGAAGAATGCGGTTAATATGAAGGGAGGAAGTTCAAAGGCGGTTTTCTATGCCATGCAGAGTTTACGGCAGATGATGCCCGTGGGCGTGGAAAAAGGGGAGAAGATGGATCGGATCAGAATTCAAAACGTGCAGATTCAGGATGAGCCTCGGTTAGGGTATCGAGGAACAATGCTGGACGTGTGTCGTCATTTTTTTACGGTGGATGAGGTGAAAACTTTTATCGATATGTTGGCTTTACATAAATTGAGCGTGTTCCACTGGCATTTGACGGATGATCAGGGATGGCGTATCGAGATCAAGAAATACCCAGAACTCACGCAAATCGGGAGTCAACGGAAACAGACCGTGATTGGTAAAAATACGGGAAAGTATGACGGGACTCCATACGGACCCTACTTTTTCACGCAGGAAGAGATTAAAGAAGTTATTCAATATGCTGCCGATCGGTATATCACGATCATTCCGGAAATAGAGCTTCCCGGACATGCGCTTGCCGCTTTGGCTACTTATCCGGAATTAGGATGTACGGGTGGACCTTACGAGGTATGCCAGATGTGGGGAGTGTTCCCGGAAGTATTTTGCCCCGGTAACGAGAAGACGTTTGAGTTCTGGGAAGGTGTGTTGGATGAGGTAGCGGAATTGTTCCCCGGGGAGATCATCCATATTGGGGGAGATGAATGTCCGAGAGATGCTTGGAAAAAGTGTAAGAAATGTCAGGCCCGGATGAAACAGGAAAAGATGAAGGATGAGGGTGAATTGCAAAATTATACCGTTCACCGGATCGAGGCGTATTTGAAAGAGAAGGGGAAGAGAATCCTCGGTTGGGATGAAATATTGGAAGGAGATGTTTCTAAAACGGCAATTGTCATGTCATGGAGAGGTAAGACGGGCGGAATCAAAGGAGCAAAGAGAGGGAATGAGGTGGTGATGGTGCCGAATGACTACGCTTATTTTGATTACTATCAATCTAAGGATGTTGACAAGGAACCTTTTAGTATTGGTGGTTTTGTTGATGTAGCAAAAGTATATAGTTTGAACCCGACAGAGGGATTGACGGCCGAGGAAGGAAAGAAAATTATTGGGGTACAAGCTAATTTGTGGGCGGAGTACATCACGACTTTTAGTCATGCTCAATATATGTTATTGCCGCGTATGGCTGCATTGGCAGAGGTGGCATGGACTCCGCAAGAGGCGAGAGAGTACTCGAATTTCCTGAACCGGGCAAAGTTGTTGACGCAACGTTACGAGGCTTTAGGTTATAATTTTGCAAAGCATATTCTACAAGAGTCAAAGTCCAATGAATAA
- a CDS encoding ABC transporter permease: MNKWKNYLRSALCSIGHNKVYALFCVIGTAFTFVFIIIMLQLVYDTTSNKAPFVNGDRTIVFSTFQDMNGRDVGGIYSKMTAWLMERVRAKEDYFMYYNSVGEVAVNDACKTLSFAFVNGGYWKINQFHFIEGRPFTEQECLNKDAYVVLREDMAEMFFKRERAVGQKMEIQGREYTVIGVVRNFSTYAIRADGIWIPHVFNSFSPRGFGYYDLGVLFPRDVPVQNMKEDVAVAVRDYWRQMNMQVDVKPENLYTFREARIDNFGSDLYAYGIPVAILLLLLIPAINIVTLNMANVDNYSDEIALKRALGAGLWDSFMQVITEIALLVIVGAILGIFLTYPVADWISVSFFDNGDEGQISLIEDLDYLVILCGVFPLSLLFTLLSGGIPAYIIARKNIATVLKGGSK, from the coding sequence ATGAATAAATGGAAGAATTATTTAAGATCAGCATTGTGTAGTATAGGGCATAATAAAGTGTATGCTTTGTTCTGCGTGATTGGTACTGCGTTTACATTCGTGTTCATTATTATCATGCTCCAACTCGTGTATGATACAACCAGTAATAAGGCTCCTTTTGTAAATGGTGATAGGACAATTGTGTTCAGCACTTTTCAAGATATGAATGGACGGGATGTTGGAGGTATATACTCGAAGATGACAGCTTGGTTGATGGAAAGGGTACGGGCGAAAGAGGATTATTTCATGTATTATAATAGTGTCGGGGAGGTGGCCGTGAATGATGCGTGTAAGACACTTTCTTTTGCTTTTGTAAATGGAGGTTATTGGAAAATTAACCAGTTCCATTTTATAGAAGGGCGTCCTTTCACGGAACAGGAATGCCTGAATAAAGACGCATATGTCGTGTTGAGGGAGGATATGGCAGAGATGTTTTTCAAGAGGGAGCGTGCTGTCGGGCAGAAAATGGAGATTCAGGGGAGAGAGTACACGGTTATCGGCGTGGTGCGTAATTTTTCGACCTATGCGATTCGTGCGGACGGGATATGGATACCTCATGTTTTTAATAGCTTTTCGCCTCGTGGGTTTGGGTATTACGATTTGGGTGTCCTGTTTCCCCGGGATGTCCCCGTCCAAAATATGAAAGAAGATGTTGCCGTGGCGGTCAGGGATTATTGGAGGCAGATGAATATGCAAGTGGATGTGAAACCGGAGAATTTATATACATTCCGGGAGGCAAGAATTGATAATTTCGGTTCTGATTTGTATGCTTACGGGATTCCCGTGGCTATTCTCTTGTTGCTACTTATTCCCGCAATAAATATTGTTACCTTGAACATGGCGAACGTGGATAATTATTCGGATGAAATCGCGTTGAAACGAGCTTTGGGAGCAGGGCTTTGGGATTCGTTCATGCAAGTGATCACCGAGATCGCCCTGTTGGTGATTGTCGGGGCTATTTTAGGTATATTCCTGACGTACCCGGTAGCGGATTGGATCAGCGTGTCATTTTTTGATAATGGAGACGAGGGACAAATATCGTTGATAGAGGATTTGGATTATTTGGTTATTCTATGCGGGGTGTTTCCTCTCTCGTTGTTGTTTACATTATTATCCGGTGGAATTCCGGCATATATTATTGCCCGGAAAAATATAGCTACGGTTTTGAAAGGAGGTTCTAAATGA
- a CDS encoding TolC family protein → MMKGLFIWWCLLAVLPVTAQQEQKVVSLEEAIRLAREQSLDAMVAKSQLRSAYWQYRNYRADLLPNVTLTGTLPSFNRTLSSYLKEDGTYKYISSNSISEQLALSVTQNIPLTGGALSLQSQVERVDQLDGDKTTEYMSVPFNVIFSQPLITANPLKWSMKIEPEKYKQAQQQFAVNMENVAVQAISYYFDLLLAMINVDIDRQNLKNSEKLMQIAQGKRERGLISDNDLLQLKLNYLNASSSLIQTEQAYEQKMFALRNYLGYNERVVIVPDMPEECPEVEVTFKEVMELANRNNPFRYDVVCRMLQARQQVAQAKAGRGFKADVYASIGFTGSDRTFKETYQNLRNREAVSLGISIPILNWGKGRGQVELARSQAEITRVQVEKETLNFEQDVMTAVKQYQEQNRLNEIVRLADTVARKRYKTAYETFVLGQISVLDLNAAQTEQDNARRTYVSQLYSSWVYFYALRRLTLYDFEKREDIIYQQEKY, encoded by the coding sequence ATGATGAAAGGATTATTTATATGGTGGTGTTTATTGGCAGTTTTACCTGTTACGGCTCAGCAAGAACAGAAGGTTGTTTCTTTGGAAGAGGCGATTCGTCTGGCACGGGAACAGTCGCTGGATGCGATGGTGGCAAAGAGTCAGTTGAGATCAGCGTACTGGCAATATCGAAATTATAGGGCCGATTTGTTGCCAAACGTGACATTGACGGGGACATTACCGAGTTTTAACCGGACGTTATCGAGTTATTTGAAGGAAGATGGGACGTACAAATATATTTCCAGTAATTCGATTTCGGAGCAGTTGGCGTTGTCGGTGACGCAGAATATCCCGCTGACTGGAGGTGCGTTGTCCTTACAATCACAGGTGGAGCGGGTGGACCAGTTGGATGGAGACAAGACGACGGAGTATATGAGCGTGCCGTTTAACGTGATTTTCTCACAGCCGTTGATCACGGCGAATCCCTTGAAATGGAGTATGAAGATTGAGCCGGAAAAGTACAAGCAAGCTCAGCAGCAGTTTGCCGTGAACATGGAAAACGTGGCAGTACAGGCTATATCGTATTATTTCGATTTGTTGCTGGCGATGATTAACGTGGATATTGATCGGCAGAATTTGAAAAATTCGGAAAAACTGATGCAGATAGCACAAGGAAAACGGGAGAGGGGATTGATTTCCGATAATGATTTGTTGCAATTGAAGTTGAATTACTTGAATGCCTCGTCTTCGCTGATCCAGACTGAGCAGGCTTACGAGCAGAAAATGTTTGCTTTGCGTAATTATCTGGGATATAATGAACGTGTGGTGATTGTTCCTGATATGCCGGAAGAGTGTCCGGAAGTCGAGGTGACGTTTAAAGAGGTTATGGAACTGGCGAATAGGAATAATCCTTTCCGTTATGATGTGGTTTGCCGGATGCTGCAAGCACGTCAGCAGGTGGCACAAGCAAAAGCCGGGAGAGGGTTTAAGGCAGACGTTTATGCTTCGATCGGGTTCACTGGAAGTGATAGGACTTTTAAAGAGACATACCAGAATTTACGAAATCGGGAGGCGGTTAGTTTGGGGATAAGTATTCCGATATTGAATTGGGGAAAGGGACGGGGACAGGTGGAGTTGGCCCGCTCGCAAGCAGAGATCACACGGGTACAGGTGGAGAAGGAAACATTGAATTTCGAACAAGATGTGATGACGGCGGTAAAACAGTATCAGGAACAGAATCGGCTGAACGAGATCGTGCGTTTGGCGGATACCGTAGCCCGGAAGCGTTACAAGACGGCATACGAGACTTTCGTGTTGGGGCAGATCAGTGTGCTGGATTTGAATGCCGCACAGACGGAGCAGGATAATGCCCGACGTACTTATGTGAGTCAATTGTATTCGTCATGGGTGTATTTTTATGCCTTGCGTAGGTTGACTTTGTATGATTTTGAAAAGAGAGAAGATATAATTTATCAACAAGAAAAATATTAG
- a CDS encoding efflux RND transporter periplasmic adaptor subunit gives MDQAISPEIKRRRKRKMVVRGTMIVVICVGVFSFLVNMFQPKIRGAEVNFGVVDEGAVEVSVYATGKVVPFAEEIITSPVSSKVLEVYKKSGDRVQKDEPLLQLDLETIRTEYETKKESLEMQLNKLDLQRKTIASDLAEMKMQVDIDEMMLKRTLVSLNNERYLDSIGASTREKVREAELNYTVKQMQLEQLKRKFENKKSTSQSEIRSLELDYKIAKRNMDLLFKTLGEAQVMAPRAATLTWINDQVGASVAQGSNLAILSDLSSFKVEGEIADSYADKITAGNRVNVVIGNEKLSGTVGNVTPSVNNGVIKFVVFLDDQSNTRLRSGLKVDVHVTHAIKDETLRLPTGAYYMGRGDYDLWVVNGERVEKRKVMLGESGFEYVEVLQGLTVGEKVIISDMGKYRDKEVLYVK, from the coding sequence ATGGATCAGGCAATATCTCCGGAGATAAAAAGACGACGTAAACGGAAAATGGTCGTAAGGGGTACTATGATTGTGGTAATATGCGTGGGGGTGTTTTCTTTTTTGGTGAATATGTTTCAACCTAAGATTCGGGGAGCAGAGGTAAATTTCGGTGTGGTGGACGAGGGGGCAGTGGAGGTTTCCGTGTATGCCACGGGAAAGGTGGTTCCTTTTGCAGAAGAAATCATCACTTCTCCGGTGTCTTCGAAGGTGCTGGAAGTGTATAAAAAGTCGGGGGATCGGGTGCAGAAAGATGAACCGTTGTTACAGTTGGATTTGGAAACGATACGGACGGAGTACGAAACGAAGAAGGAGTCGTTGGAGATGCAGTTGAATAAATTGGATTTACAGCGTAAAACGATAGCGAGTGATTTGGCGGAAATGAAAATGCAGGTGGATATTGACGAGATGATGTTGAAACGAACTTTGGTGTCGCTGAATAACGAGCGCTATCTGGATAGTATCGGGGCCAGTACGAGGGAAAAGGTGCGGGAGGCGGAATTGAATTACACGGTGAAACAAATGCAATTGGAACAATTGAAACGGAAGTTTGAAAATAAAAAGAGTACTTCACAATCGGAAATTCGCTCGTTGGAGTTGGATTACAAGATTGCCAAGAGGAACATGGACTTGTTGTTCAAGACACTTGGGGAGGCTCAAGTGATGGCGCCTCGTGCCGCCACGTTGACTTGGATTAATGATCAGGTTGGGGCTTCTGTTGCGCAGGGAAGTAATTTGGCGATATTGTCTGATTTGTCGAGTTTTAAGGTGGAGGGCGAGATTGCCGATAGTTACGCAGATAAGATTACCGCGGGGAACCGGGTGAACGTGGTGATCGGGAACGAGAAGCTTTCCGGCACGGTGGGGAATGTCACGCCCTCGGTGAATAACGGTGTCATCAAGTTTGTCGTGTTTCTGGATGATCAGAGTAATACTCGTTTGCGCTCCGGGCTGAAAGTGGATGTGCATGTTACTCATGCCATAAAGGATGAAACGTTGCGTTTGCCGACAGGGGCTTATTACATGGGTCGGGGAGATTATGACCTGTGGGTTGTCAACGGGGAGCGGGTGGAAAAGAGGAAGGTTATGCTGGGAGAGAGTGGTTTCGAATACGTGGAGGTGTTGCAGGGGTTGACGGTCGGGGAGAAGGTGATTATTTCGGACATGGGAAAATACAGGGATAAGGAGGTTCTGTATGTAAAGTGA